A region from the Pontixanthobacter aestiaquae genome encodes:
- a CDS encoding TadE/TadG family type IV pilus assembly protein translates to MITMVVDKLRRNQEGVSVVEFAMIAPVLCMMMLGMFDMAYNMYANQMLHGAVQEAARDSTLEGATEASLDASVTNAVNDVVGGATMTFNRKAYASFSAVAQEEDYTDINNDGTCNDGEPFEDANRNGIWDSDQGEAGNGGARDAILYEVSIRYARAFPIAPFIGISPFHETTATTVLRNQPFDGAIDRTTTGNCV, encoded by the coding sequence ATGATCACCATGGTCGTCGATAAATTGCGCCGCAATCAAGAGGGCGTTTCGGTTGTCGAGTTTGCGATGATCGCACCCGTCTTGTGCATGATGATGCTCGGTATGTTCGACATGGCGTATAACATGTACGCCAACCAGATGTTGCACGGGGCTGTGCAAGAGGCCGCCCGCGATTCCACATTGGAGGGCGCAACCGAGGCGAGTCTAGATGCTTCTGTGACGAACGCTGTGAATGATGTTGTCGGTGGGGCAACGATGACGTTCAACCGCAAAGCCTATGCCAGCTTCTCCGCAGTCGCGCAGGAAGAAGATTACACCGACATCAACAATGACGGTACATGCAATGATGGTGAACCGTTTGAAGACGCCAACCGAAATGGCATCTGGGATTCCGATCAGGGAGAAGCCGGGAATGGCGGCGCACGCGACGCGATACTTTACGAAGTGAGCATCAGATATGCCCGCGCATTTCCTATCGCTCCCTTCATCGGCATTTCTCCCTTTCACGAGACCACCGCTACGACCGTGCTGCGCAACCAGCCGTTTGACGGCGCGATAGACCGAACCACCACAGGAAATTGCGTATGA
- a CDS encoding pyruvate dehydrogenase complex E1 component subunit beta, which produces MAIELKMPALSPTMEEGTLAKWLVKEGDEVSSGDILAEIETDKATMEFESIDEGTIGKILVAEGTENVAVGTVIAMLDGEGDDESPAPAQAPETGEDGEDGEGKDVGQEPSKAEITKPVKAEPKQDPEIPHGTNMATVTVREALRDGMAEEMRRDERVFVMGEEVAEYQGAYKVTQGLLDEFGPKRVIDTPITEYGFAGIGAGAAMGGLRPVVEFMTFNFAMQAIDHIINSAAKTNYMSGGQMRCPVVFRGPNGAASRVGAQHSQNFGPWYASVPGLVVIAPYDSSDAKGLMKAAIRCEDPVVFLENELVYGRSFELPELDDHVLPIGKARIMREGSDVTIVSYSIGVGLALEAAEELAGEGIDAEVIDLRTLRPLDKHAVLDSLAKTNRLVIAEEGWPVCSIASEITTICMEEGFDHLDAPVTRVCNEDVPLPYAANLEKLALIDTPRIIAAVKKVCYVD; this is translated from the coding sequence ATGGCAATTGAACTCAAAATGCCCGCGCTTTCGCCCACAATGGAAGAAGGCACGCTTGCCAAATGGCTCGTCAAAGAGGGGGACGAAGTTTCCTCAGGCGACATTCTCGCCGAGATCGAGACCGACAAGGCAACGATGGAATTTGAATCCATCGACGAAGGTACTATCGGGAAAATTCTCGTGGCTGAAGGCACCGAAAATGTCGCAGTTGGCACTGTGATTGCGATGCTCGATGGCGAAGGTGACGACGAGAGCCCTGCGCCAGCGCAAGCACCTGAAACGGGTGAGGACGGTGAGGACGGTGAGGGTAAGGATGTCGGTCAGGAGCCAAGCAAAGCCGAAATCACCAAGCCGGTGAAAGCGGAACCAAAGCAGGATCCTGAAATTCCACATGGGACCAATATGGCGACTGTGACTGTCCGCGAGGCGTTGCGTGATGGCATGGCGGAAGAAATGCGCCGCGACGAACGCGTATTCGTGATGGGCGAGGAAGTCGCCGAATATCAAGGCGCCTACAAAGTCACACAGGGTCTGCTCGACGAGTTCGGTCCGAAGCGTGTCATCGACACGCCGATCACCGAATATGGTTTTGCCGGTATCGGGGCAGGGGCGGCGATGGGCGGTTTGCGTCCGGTGGTTGAATTTATGACTTTCAACTTTGCGATGCAGGCGATTGACCACATTATCAATTCCGCCGCGAAGACCAACTACATGTCGGGCGGGCAGATGCGTTGTCCGGTGGTGTTCCGCGGTCCCAACGGTGCCGCAAGCCGCGTTGGTGCACAGCACAGCCAGAATTTTGGCCCGTGGTACGCAAGCGTTCCCGGCCTTGTGGTTATCGCTCCCTATGACTCATCAGATGCCAAGGGGCTGATGAAAGCTGCGATCCGCTGCGAAGACCCGGTCGTGTTCCTTGAAAACGAGCTGGTGTACGGACGCAGTTTTGAGCTGCCCGAGCTTGACGATCACGTTCTGCCGATCGGCAAGGCGCGGATCATGCGTGAAGGTTCTGACGTGACCATCGTTAGCTACTCGATCGGTGTCGGTCTGGCGCTGGAGGCTGCTGAAGAACTGGCGGGCGAAGGCATCGACGCTGAAGTCATCGATCTGCGGACATTGCGTCCGCTGGATAAGCATGCCGTTCTCGACAGCTTGGCTAAGACCAATCGCCTGGTCATCGCGGAAGAGGGCTGGCCGGTGTGCTCTATCGCATCCGAGATCACCACGATCTGCATGGAAGAAGGGTTCGATCATCTCGACGCCCCGGTCACGCGGGTGTGTAACGAGGATGTGCCTCTCCCCTATGCCGCAAACCTGGAGAAGCTCGCGCTGATCGATACGCCGCGAATAATCGCAGCGGTGAAGAAGGTCTGTTACGTGGACTAG
- the pdhA gene encoding pyruvate dehydrogenase (acetyl-transferring) E1 component subunit alpha, giving the protein MAKPARTRKTPAKKAPAKTAANKKASASKPAATDEDFVLHSLQDAHEKSPRYDASDEELLKFYEQMLLIRRFEEKAGQLYGLGLIGGFCHLYIGQEAVAIGLQSALDNDIDSVITGYRDHGHMLAYGIDPNVIMAELTGRQAGISKGKGGSMHMFSTEHKFYGGHGIVGAQVALGGGLALAHQYNDDGGICLAYFGDGAANQGQVYETFNMAALWKLPIVFVIENNGYAMGTAVKRSSAETEFYRRGTAFRIPGMDVNGMDVLEVRNAAELAFEHVRGGNGPVLMELNTYRYRGHSMSDPAKYRTREEVQEKRDHHDPIEGIKKILLERGKTEEDLKAIDKAIRARVAESADFAENSPEPEPSELYTDVLVEEY; this is encoded by the coding sequence TTGGCAAAACCCGCCCGGACCCGCAAAACGCCTGCAAAAAAAGCTCCTGCAAAGACAGCTGCAAACAAGAAGGCTTCGGCAAGCAAGCCTGCGGCTACGGATGAGGATTTCGTTCTGCATAGTTTGCAGGATGCGCATGAGAAATCCCCGCGCTATGATGCAAGCGACGAAGAGCTGCTGAAGTTTTACGAACAGATGCTGCTGATCCGGCGGTTTGAGGAGAAGGCCGGCCAGCTTTATGGGCTTGGTTTGATTGGCGGTTTCTGCCACCTGTATATCGGTCAGGAAGCGGTCGCGATTGGTCTGCAAAGCGCGCTCGACAACGACATAGACAGCGTCATTACCGGCTACCGCGATCACGGCCATATGCTGGCTTACGGTATCGATCCCAATGTTATCATGGCCGAGCTGACCGGGCGGCAAGCCGGTATTTCGAAAGGCAAAGGCGGGTCGATGCATATGTTTTCGACCGAGCATAAGTTTTATGGCGGACACGGTATTGTCGGGGCGCAGGTTGCGCTTGGTGGCGGACTCGCGCTCGCACACCAATATAATGATGATGGCGGCATCTGCCTCGCTTATTTTGGCGACGGCGCGGCCAACCAAGGACAGGTCTATGAAACCTTCAACATGGCCGCTTTGTGGAAGCTGCCGATTGTGTTTGTGATCGAGAATAACGGTTACGCAATGGGCACTGCGGTCAAGCGCAGCTCGGCAGAGACCGAGTTCTATCGCCGCGGTACAGCTTTTCGCATTCCGGGCATGGATGTGAACGGCATGGATGTTCTGGAAGTTCGCAACGCCGCTGAACTGGCGTTCGAGCATGTTCGCGGCGGCAACGGTCCAGTCCTGATGGAGCTCAACACCTATCGCTATCGCGGGCATTCCATGTCCGATCCGGCGAAATACCGGACCCGCGAAGAAGTTCAGGAAAAGCGCGATCACCATGATCCGATCGAAGGTATCAAAAAGATATTGCTCGAACGCGGCAAAACCGAGGAAGACTTGAAAGCAATCGACAAGGCGATCCGCGCACGGGTTGCGGAATCGGCTGACTTTGCCGAAAATTCACCCGAGCCGGAACCGTCCGAACTCTACACCGATGTCTTGGTGGAGGAGTATTGA
- a CDS encoding FtsB family cell division protein, producing MTVEGHKIALPKEQVTQGLALALLLLLMGLAIAGPSGLLAWGENSQLLEQRHAQIAALSEQRDALKNRVDLLHPDHADPDLVGEELRRNLNVVHPDEVVMTLPKSDD from the coding sequence ATGACGGTTGAGGGACATAAGATTGCACTGCCGAAAGAGCAGGTGACGCAGGGGCTGGCGCTTGCCTTGCTGTTGCTGCTTATGGGCCTCGCGATCGCTGGTCCGAGCGGACTTCTGGCATGGGGTGAAAATTCGCAACTGCTCGAACAACGCCACGCGCAAATCGCGGCTCTCTCCGAACAGCGTGACGCACTGAAGAACCGTGTTGACCTGCTACACCCGGACCATGCTGATCCCGATCTGGTCGGCGAAGAACTGCGCCGCAATCTGAACGTGGTGCATCCGGATGAAGTCGTCATGACTTTGCCAAAGTCTGACGACTAA
- the hppD gene encoding 4-hydroxyphenylpyruvate dioxygenase — MTDLFENPAGLDGFEFVEFCAPERGQLEPVFTTMGFTRVAKHRSKDVDLWRQGGINLIANYEPRSAAWFFAREHGPSACGMAFRVKDAVKAYDHLISQGAEPVANEPGPMELRIPAIRGIGGAILYLVDRYEGKTGDNDLSIYDIDFEYLPGVETHPVGAGFNIIDHLTHNVYNGRMAYWADYYESLFNFREIRFFDIKGEYTGLTSKALTAPDGKIKIPLNEEGEGGKGQIEEFLREFNGEGIQHIALICDDLVACWDRLKEFGVPFMTAPPATYYEMLDERLPGHGEDVNALQMRGILMDGTTEGGEPRLLLQIFAEAQVGPVFFEFIQRKGDDGFGEGNFKALFESMERDQINRGALKVDEKVEEVAEVAPVPVD, encoded by the coding sequence ATGACAGACCTGTTCGAAAATCCCGCCGGCCTAGACGGCTTTGAATTTGTTGAATTCTGTGCACCAGAGCGCGGTCAGCTAGAACCTGTGTTCACCACTATGGGCTTCACCCGTGTTGCCAAACACCGCAGCAAGGACGTTGATCTGTGGCGCCAGGGCGGCATCAATCTGATTGCGAATTACGAGCCCCGCTCAGCCGCTTGGTTCTTCGCGCGAGAGCACGGCCCCAGCGCATGCGGCATGGCATTCCGTGTCAAGGATGCTGTCAAGGCGTATGACCATCTGATTAGCCAAGGCGCAGAACCCGTTGCGAACGAACCCGGCCCAATGGAACTGCGCATCCCCGCAATCCGCGGTATCGGCGGCGCAATCCTTTATTTGGTAGACCGCTATGAAGGCAAAACCGGCGACAACGATCTATCGATCTACGACATCGATTTCGAATATCTACCCGGCGTTGAAACGCACCCTGTCGGCGCGGGTTTCAACATCATCGATCACCTGACGCACAATGTGTACAACGGCCGGATGGCCTATTGGGCGGACTATTACGAAAGCCTGTTCAATTTCCGCGAAATCCGCTTCTTCGACATCAAAGGCGAATATACCGGCCTGACGTCCAAGGCGCTCACCGCGCCTGACGGGAAGATCAAAATCCCTCTCAATGAAGAGGGCGAAGGCGGCAAAGGCCAGATCGAAGAATTCCTGCGCGAGTTTAACGGCGAAGGAATTCAGCACATAGCATTGATCTGTGACGATCTGGTAGCATGTTGGGACCGTCTCAAAGAGTTTGGCGTACCATTTATGACTGCCCCGCCCGCGACCTATTACGAAATGCTCGACGAGCGCCTTCCCGGCCACGGCGAAGATGTGAATGCCCTGCAAATGCGCGGCATTCTGATGGATGGCACGACCGAAGGCGGTGAGCCTCGCCTGCTGCTGCAAATCTTCGCAGAAGCGCAAGTTGGCCCCGTGTTCTTCGAATTCATCCAGCGCAAAGGCGATGATGGCTTCGGCGAAGGCAACTTCAAAGCGCTGTTCGAAAGCATGGAACGCGACCAGATCAATCGCGGCGCGCTAAAAGTCGATGAGAAAGTCGAAGAAGTGGCCGAAGTCGCGCCGGTACCGGTAGACTAA
- a CDS encoding VOC family protein, with protein MSKHPIKLGGVHHAAYRCKDAKETVEWYERVMGMEYTSAFSEDHVPSTGAYDPYMHVFLDAGNNNILAFFELPNQPEMGRDENTPAWVQHLAFRVGSEEELLAAKAHVESLGIDVLGPTHHGIFKSIYFFDPNGHRVELAADIGTDEQYAELKKVAMPMLNEWTETKKAPRHADWLHEIARAEHGNS; from the coding sequence ATGAGCAAGCACCCTATCAAACTGGGCGGTGTCCATCACGCCGCGTACCGCTGTAAAGACGCGAAAGAAACGGTCGAATGGTACGAGCGAGTAATGGGGATGGAATATACATCCGCGTTCTCGGAAGATCATGTGCCTTCGACCGGCGCTTACGATCCCTACATGCATGTGTTCCTTGACGCAGGTAACAACAATATCCTCGCTTTTTTCGAGCTGCCCAACCAGCCCGAAATGGGCCGCGATGAAAACACGCCTGCATGGGTGCAGCATCTCGCCTTCCGCGTCGGCTCGGAAGAGGAATTGCTCGCGGCAAAAGCGCATGTCGAAAGCCTCGGCATCGATGTGCTCGGGCCGACCCATCACGGTATCTTTAAATCGATCTACTTCTTCGATCCGAACGGCCACCGCGTTGAGCTGGCCGCCGATATCGGGACTGATGAGCAATATGCCGAGCTCAAGAAAGTCGCGATGCCGATGCTGAATGAGTGGACCGAGACCAAGAAAGCCCCGCGCCACGCCGATTGGCTGCACGAAATTGCACGGGCCGAGCACGGTAACAGCTAA
- a CDS encoding mechanosensitive ion channel family protein — translation MQAEQTAPATESFDKTVNTFATLQDQLVNMGEGLIRALPNVAIALFILFITWIIAKFAVKIADRLIGKTEMRPSLKNLIDTIVKLAIWILGLMIALTVVMPGLTPASLIAGLGIGAVAIGFAFQDIFENFLAGVLIMLREKMRIGDVIECDGITGKVEHITLRETYVRKLSGEVTLVPNSMLFKNPVEILTDEVERRHEVLAGVSYDTDLDHAADVIRKAVESVEDVLTDKGIDVFACEFNSSSVDFRVRWWAGSKPRDAHESRDKIIRAIKRALDDAGIEIPFPYVTHTFKEAVPLGSNSDS, via the coding sequence ATGCAAGCCGAACAGACCGCTCCCGCGACAGAGAGCTTTGACAAGACCGTAAATACGTTCGCCACATTGCAAGACCAGCTCGTCAATATGGGCGAAGGACTGATCCGCGCGCTGCCCAATGTGGCGATTGCCCTGTTCATTCTGTTCATTACATGGATAATTGCGAAATTCGCGGTCAAGATTGCGGATCGGCTGATCGGTAAGACCGAGATGCGGCCGAGCCTTAAAAATCTCATTGATACGATCGTTAAGCTCGCGATCTGGATCCTCGGCTTGATGATTGCGCTTACGGTGGTCATGCCGGGATTGACACCCGCCAGCCTCATCGCTGGTCTGGGCATCGGTGCGGTCGCCATCGGCTTCGCGTTTCAAGATATTTTCGAGAACTTCCTTGCAGGTGTGCTGATCATGCTACGCGAGAAAATGCGCATCGGTGATGTGATCGAATGCGACGGTATCACCGGTAAGGTAGAGCATATTACCTTGCGTGAGACCTATGTCCGCAAATTGTCGGGCGAAGTCACGCTTGTTCCCAACTCAATGCTTTTCAAAAATCCGGTCGAGATTCTGACCGACGAAGTGGAGCGCCGTCATGAAGTATTGGCCGGGGTCTCGTATGACACAGACCTTGACCATGCCGCTGACGTTATCCGGAAAGCGGTCGAGAGCGTCGAGGACGTCCTGACCGATAAGGGCATCGACGTGTTCGCTTGCGAGTTCAACTCGAGCTCGGTCGATTTCAGAGTCCGCTGGTGGGCGGGTTCAAAACCGCGGGACGCGCATGAAAGCCGTGACAAAATTATCCGTGCAATCAAACGCGCACTTGATGATGCGGGAATCGAAATTCCATTCCCCTATGTCACGCACACCTTTAAGGAAGCGGTCCCGCTGGGCAGCAATAGCGACAGCTGA
- a CDS encoding MFS transporter encodes MPDANDKGPYLTRAKEFALAAAGGVMVANAYYIHPIIAEVAGDFGVSAATIGLVPALNQIALALGIFLLLPLGDRFSNRQLSIIFACGQTVSLALMVFSPSFAGFLIGSTILGFFTIAPYLLPAYASKRVRPQRLGSVTATLTIGTIVGILIARVGAGLITQYYDWHLVYAIAAALMVLTTLALPLVMEGRRQTSATEVRQSYGALVISLFPLMRAHPQVIVSGVIQALNFGIFLSVWLGLALHLTSPAMGYGVDVVGYLSAFAVVAIVVTPKLGALADRIGPEKARFRLSLVQMVGVALLLPFGHDLWLLIIPIVIMNTVGPGIDIAGRMTSLSLAPDIRTRLMTGYIMLMFLGAGLASWVGTASFDIAGWTGNAGLALAMSVAIVGLSYTQMKKARG; translated from the coding sequence ATGCCAGACGCTAACGACAAAGGCCCCTATTTAACGCGGGCCAAGGAATTTGCGCTGGCAGCAGCCGGCGGCGTAATGGTTGCGAACGCCTATTACATCCACCCGATTATCGCTGAAGTTGCTGGCGATTTCGGAGTGAGCGCCGCGACCATTGGATTGGTCCCCGCACTGAACCAGATTGCATTGGCGCTTGGAATATTCCTGCTGCTCCCGCTCGGCGACCGGTTCAGTAATCGTCAGCTTTCGATCATTTTCGCGTGCGGCCAAACCGTGTCACTGGCGCTGATGGTGTTCTCGCCGTCGTTCGCCGGTTTTCTGATCGGCTCGACCATCCTTGGCTTTTTCACAATCGCGCCATATTTGCTCCCCGCCTATGCATCCAAGCGCGTCCGGCCACAGCGTTTGGGATCGGTAACAGCCACCCTCACCATCGGCACGATAGTAGGGATATTGATTGCCCGCGTCGGCGCTGGTCTGATCACGCAATATTACGACTGGCACTTGGTCTATGCGATTGCTGCCGCACTGATGGTGCTGACCACTCTCGCGCTACCATTGGTGATGGAAGGCCGGCGGCAAACAAGCGCTACCGAGGTGAGACAGAGTTATGGCGCTCTGGTTATCTCTCTTTTCCCACTCATGCGCGCGCATCCGCAAGTCATCGTCTCGGGCGTGATTCAGGCGCTGAATTTCGGCATCTTCTTGTCGGTCTGGCTTGGCCTCGCATTGCATCTGACCAGCCCTGCAATGGGATATGGTGTCGACGTCGTCGGCTATCTGTCCGCGTTTGCAGTAGTCGCAATAGTGGTAACGCCGAAACTCGGCGCATTGGCGGACCGGATCGGGCCCGAAAAAGCGCGGTTTCGCCTCTCGCTCGTCCAGATGGTCGGGGTCGCGCTACTTCTTCCGTTTGGTCATGATCTTTGGCTGCTGATCATTCCGATTGTCATTATGAACACGGTCGGCCCCGGCATCGACATCGCCGGCAGGATGACTTCACTTTCGCTTGCGCCTGATATTCGGACCCGGTTGATGACAGGGTACATTATGCTGATGTTCCTGGGCGCTGGCCTTGCAAGCTGGGTTGGAACTGCATCTTTTGATATCGCCGGTTGGACCGGAAATGCCGGGCTTGCTTTGGCGATGTCAGTGGCGATTGTCGGGTTGAGCTATACGCAAATGAAGAAAGCTAGGGGCTGA
- a CDS encoding DUF1178 family protein gives MIVFDLSCHNAHRFEGWFGSSDDFNSQQERGLVSCPHCGSGEIIKAPMAPAVSAKANRQAPEFVQPELDKPVPKAPITNGPLPPEISKAMKKLAEVQAKALKDSKWVGKDFAEKSRAIHYGEDDKETIHGETTLEEAKDLLDEGIAVSPLPFPVSPPEDLN, from the coding sequence ATGATTGTTTTCGATCTCTCGTGCCATAACGCCCACCGGTTCGAGGGCTGGTTCGGTTCTTCTGATGATTTCAACTCGCAACAGGAGCGCGGCCTGGTTTCCTGCCCGCATTGCGGATCGGGAGAGATTATCAAGGCTCCGATGGCTCCTGCTGTATCGGCCAAGGCGAACAGACAAGCGCCCGAGTTTGTCCAACCGGAACTGGACAAGCCCGTTCCCAAAGCACCTATCACCAACGGCCCGCTTCCGCCCGAAATATCCAAGGCGATGAAGAAGCTGGCTGAAGTGCAAGCCAAAGCGCTCAAAGACAGCAAATGGGTCGGGAAAGACTTCGCCGAGAAATCCCGCGCAATCCATTACGGCGAAGATGACAAAGAGACGATCCATGGCGAGACGACGCTGGAAGAAGCCAAGGATCTGCTCGATGAAGGGATTGCAGTCTCTCCGCTGCCATTTCCCGTAAGCCCTCCAGAAGATCTGAACTGA
- a CDS encoding carbon-nitrogen hydrolase family protein, which translates to MTRIAVLQMTSGIDPEANCAAITDALSKAAQGRAAMLFTPEMCSLLDRDRARAAPHIVDEVENETLSAIQMACQQNDIWAVLGSIPVSRDSGKSANRSIVIDNEGVIRARYDKMHMFDVDLDTGESWRESNAYQAGDAVVAVETPIGRLGLTICYDIRFPALYQELGKQYCDAIAIPAAFTVPTGKDHWRVLQRARAIEASAYVVAAAQVGEHEDGRTTYGHSLVVDPWGKVILDMGDDTGLGFADIDPARIAEVRAQLPSLANRRDIPKSPQS; encoded by the coding sequence TTGACCCGTATAGCTGTCTTGCAAATGACTTCGGGTATAGATCCGGAGGCGAATTGTGCGGCAATTACGGACGCATTAAGTAAGGCTGCGCAGGGTAGGGCGGCGATGCTGTTTACCCCTGAAATGTGCAGCTTGCTGGATCGTGACCGGGCCAGGGCGGCACCGCACATTGTTGATGAGGTTGAGAATGAGACCCTAAGCGCGATCCAGATGGCATGTCAGCAAAACGATATATGGGCAGTGCTTGGATCGATTCCTGTTAGCCGAGATTCCGGAAAATCAGCGAACCGCTCGATTGTGATCGACAATGAGGGGGTAATCCGCGCTCGTTACGACAAGATGCACATGTTCGATGTGGATCTGGATACTGGCGAAAGCTGGCGCGAATCGAACGCCTATCAGGCAGGCGATGCAGTCGTCGCAGTGGAAACACCGATCGGCAGGCTTGGCCTGACCATCTGCTATGACATCCGCTTTCCGGCATTGTATCAGGAGCTTGGTAAACAATATTGCGATGCGATTGCGATCCCGGCAGCGTTCACCGTTCCAACAGGCAAAGATCATTGGCGCGTATTACAGCGAGCGCGGGCGATCGAAGCGAGCGCCTATGTCGTTGCGGCTGCGCAGGTTGGCGAGCATGAGGATGGGCGTACAACCTACGGCCACAGCCTGGTTGTTGATCCGTGGGGCAAAGTGATTCTGGATATGGGCGATGACACCGGGCTTGGTTTTGCCGATATCGATCCTGCACGCATCGCCGAGGTGCGGGCGCAACTGCCCAGCCTTGCCAATCGGCGCGATATCCCTAAATCACCGCAATCATGA
- the grxC gene encoding glutaredoxin 3 — MSKPAVDIYTKFTCGYCHRAKQLLSSKGVEFNEFDISMGGADKAKMLERAPNARTVPQIFIGDIHVGGSDDLAALERDGKLDAMLAG, encoded by the coding sequence ATGTCAAAGCCAGCCGTTGATATCTATACCAAATTCACCTGCGGATATTGCCACCGTGCAAAGCAGCTTTTGTCGAGCAAAGGTGTGGAGTTCAACGAATTCGATATTTCGATGGGCGGGGCCGACAAGGCCAAGATGCTCGAACGCGCTCCCAATGCACGTACCGTGCCGCAAATCTTCATTGGCGATATCCACGTCGGAGGATCTGACGATCTGGCTGCGCTCGAGCGCGATGGAAAGCTCGACGCGATGCTTGCAGGATAA
- a CDS encoding Hsp20 family protein, translated as MSRLDFTPYRRSTVGFDHLFDLLENQARNSGSENYPPFNIERRGEDSYRITLAVAGFKPADLDITAQQNLLTVQGKKREDSGDGDMLHIGIANRGFERRFELADYVRVEKADLEDGLLVVDLVREVPDAMKPKKIAVNGQTTLEVVKNDDDDANAA; from the coding sequence ATGTCACGTTTAGATTTTACCCCGTATCGCCGTAGCACTGTCGGTTTCGACCACCTTTTCGACCTGCTCGAAAATCAGGCGCGCAATAGCGGGAGCGAAAATTATCCTCCCTTCAATATCGAGCGCCGTGGTGAGGATAGTTACCGCATCACGCTGGCTGTGGCCGGTTTCAAACCTGCCGATCTCGATATCACTGCGCAGCAAAACCTGCTGACAGTTCAGGGCAAGAAGCGCGAAGATTCCGGCGACGGTGATATGCTGCATATCGGCATTGCCAATCGCGGATTTGAACGCCGCTTCGAGCTCGCCGATTATGTGCGGGTCGAGAAAGCCGATCTGGAAGATGGTCTGCTGGTTGTCGATCTGGTGCGCGAAGTGCCGGATGCAATGAAGCCGAAGAAGATCGCCGTAAACGGCCAAACCACGTTGGAAGTCGTCAAGAATGACGATGATGACGCAAACGCCGCCTAA